The Lujinxingia sediminis genome contains a region encoding:
- a CDS encoding serine/threonine-protein kinase, giving the protein MAQPRYQVIERIDAGGMAEVFKANSTSLQGFEKLVAIKRILPNLTQNERFVRMFLDEAKVSLHLNHTNCVQVFDLGIADGTYFIVMEFVDGTNLKKLIEVLARQGQGISVAQAVFMAIEICKGLTHAHDKLDQQGRPLGIVHRDISPPNVLISRAGEVKITDFGLAKAKSQAEITDPGVVKGKFGYLSPEAAHGEEVDARTDIFALGILLWEMLAGRRLFLGESDYGTLQLVRKAKIPSIREIRPDVPRELEVVLGRALARDPQKRIQTAEELAYQLAEFLFAYGQVVTSYDLADLVGAVIEKRPKRARTVQDMAVDMAIQQQLNQLKSLEQIQDLDLYLTQHYDSLPDQGEASQPGAAGDFEDPRMWADLGFGSDTSVGEVAAPPAEQAPAQPDSWQAAGLADLGRSTSAMQAIKGPGNATKDNARQGGPPTIPGAVRSPVAGGVPSATPSAAPSDAVAQPGQPGPVAQAEPSPPAPMASQTASQPAAAPVEAGGVGKTAIIVALIVVVLGAGAAFFLGLIPPG; this is encoded by the coding sequence ATGGCGCAACCCAGATATCAAGTCATCGAGCGCATCGACGCCGGCGGTATGGCCGAGGTCTTCAAGGCTAACTCCACCAGCCTGCAGGGCTTTGAGAAGCTCGTCGCCATCAAGCGCATCCTACCCAACCTCACCCAGAACGAGCGCTTCGTGCGCATGTTCCTTGATGAGGCCAAGGTCAGCCTGCACCTCAACCACACCAACTGCGTGCAGGTCTTCGACCTGGGGATCGCCGACGGCACCTACTTCATCGTCATGGAGTTCGTCGACGGCACCAACCTCAAGAAGCTCATCGAAGTGCTGGCTCGCCAGGGTCAGGGCATCAGCGTGGCGCAGGCGGTCTTTATGGCCATCGAGATCTGCAAAGGTCTCACCCACGCCCACGACAAACTCGATCAACAGGGCCGCCCGCTGGGTATCGTGCACCGCGACATCAGCCCACCCAACGTGCTGATCTCGCGCGCCGGTGAAGTGAAGATCACCGACTTCGGCCTGGCCAAAGCCAAGAGCCAGGCCGAGATCACCGATCCCGGCGTGGTCAAAGGCAAGTTCGGCTACCTCTCGCCGGAGGCCGCTCACGGCGAGGAGGTCGACGCCCGCACCGACATCTTTGCCCTGGGCATCCTTCTGTGGGAGATGCTCGCCGGGCGCCGTCTTTTCCTGGGCGAGTCGGATTACGGCACGCTGCAGCTGGTGCGAAAGGCCAAAATACCCTCGATCCGCGAGATTCGCCCGGACGTGCCCCGCGAGCTGGAGGTGGTACTTGGCCGCGCGCTGGCCCGTGACCCTCAAAAGCGCATTCAGACCGCTGAGGAGCTCGCCTACCAACTCGCCGAATTCCTCTTCGCCTACGGCCAGGTGGTCACGAGCTACGATCTGGCCGACCTGGTGGGTGCGGTCATCGAGAAGCGTCCCAAACGCGCGCGCACCGTGCAGGATATGGCCGTGGATATGGCCATCCAGCAGCAGCTCAACCAGCTTAAGAGCCTGGAGCAGATCCAGGATCTCGATCTTTACCTCACCCAGCATTACGACTCGCTTCCCGACCAGGGGGAGGCCTCCCAGCCGGGTGCGGCGGGCGACTTTGAAGATCCCCGCATGTGGGCCGACCTGGGCTTTGGCAGCGATACGAGCGTCGGCGAGGTGGCCGCGCCTCCGGCCGAACAGGCCCCCGCCCAGCCGGACTCCTGGCAGGCAGCAGGCCTGGCCGATCTGGGCCGCTCCACCTCGGCGATGCAGGCGATCAAGGGACCGGGCAACGCGACGAAGGACAACGCCCGCCAGGGAGGTCCACCGACCATCCCCGGGGCAGTCCGCAGCCCGGTGGCAGGCGGAGTGCCTTCGGCAACTCCTTCGGCCGCCCCTTCCGACGCCGTCGCCCAGCCCGGCCAGCCCGGGCCGGTCGCCCAGGCCGAACCCTCGCCACCCGCCCCGATGGCTTCCCAGACGGCATCTCAGCCCGCAGCTGCCCCTGTAGAAGCCGGGGGGGTGGGCAAGACAGCGATCATCGTCGCGCTCATCGTTGTGGTGCTCGGCGCTGGCGCTGCCTTCTTTTTAGGCTTGATTCCTCCCGGCTAG
- the glgC gene encoding glucose-1-phosphate adenylyltransferase, which translates to MNDVLVMILAGGEGKRLRPLTLDRAKPAVPFGGRYRIIDLVLSNFVNSGFYKIKVLTQYKSDSLINHISRGWHLAQFIDHYIDAVPAQQRRGPQWFQGSADAIYQNLNLIYDEEPADVCVFGGDNIYKMDVRQMLDFHRRKDADLTVAAIPVPVEQGRAFGILEIDRDHRIVGFAEKPEEPREIPGRPGWCLASMGNYIFKTPSLVEELIRDAHDEGSAHDFGKNIITNMVRSGHQATFVYDFSTNDVPGQSERERSYWRDVGTIDAYWESSMDLISVAPEFDLYNRRWPIRTHYQHYPPAKFVHDDPAANRVGQAINSIVAEGCIVSGGTIRNSVLFQRVRVNSYSSIEDSVLFEQVEVGRRARIRKAIIEKDVVIPPDTVIGFDEEQDRARFPISDAGVVVVPKGYEFEA; encoded by the coding sequence ATGAATGACGTGCTCGTCATGATCCTGGCAGGCGGCGAAGGCAAGCGCCTGCGACCGTTGACCCTTGACCGCGCCAAACCCGCGGTGCCCTTCGGCGGGCGCTACCGCATCATCGACCTGGTGCTCTCAAACTTCGTCAACAGCGGCTTCTACAAGATCAAAGTTTTAACCCAGTACAAGAGCGACTCGCTGATCAACCATATCAGCCGAGGCTGGCATCTGGCGCAGTTTATTGACCACTACATCGACGCGGTCCCCGCCCAGCAGCGCCGCGGTCCCCAGTGGTTTCAGGGCAGCGCCGACGCCATCTACCAGAACCTCAATCTCATCTACGATGAGGAGCCGGCTGATGTCTGCGTCTTCGGTGGCGACAACATCTACAAGATGGATGTGCGCCAGATGCTCGACTTCCACCGCAGAAAGGACGCCGACCTGACCGTGGCCGCCATCCCGGTGCCCGTGGAGCAGGGCCGCGCCTTTGGCATCCTGGAGATCGATCGCGACCACCGCATCGTGGGCTTTGCCGAAAAGCCCGAAGAGCCCCGCGAGATCCCCGGCCGCCCCGGCTGGTGTCTGGCCTCGATGGGCAACTACATCTTCAAAACACCGAGCCTGGTTGAAGAGCTCATCCGCGACGCCCACGATGAAGGCAGCGCGCATGATTTTGGCAAAAATATCATCACCAACATGGTGCGCTCCGGCCACCAGGCCACCTTCGTCTACGACTTCTCCACCAACGATGTGCCAGGTCAATCCGAGCGCGAGCGCAGCTACTGGCGCGACGTGGGTACGATCGATGCGTACTGGGAGTCGTCCATGGATCTGATCAGTGTGGCGCCGGAGTTTGACCTCTATAACCGGCGCTGGCCCATCCGCACCCACTACCAACACTATCCCCCGGCGAAGTTCGTGCACGACGACCCGGCTGCCAACCGCGTCGGCCAGGCGATCAACTCGATCGTCGCCGAGGGCTGCATCGTCTCCGGGGGTACCATTCGCAACTCGGTGCTCTTTCAGCGCGTGCGGGTCAACTCCTACTCCAGCATCGAAGACTCGGTGCTCTTTGAGCAGGTCGAGGTGGGGCGGCGCGCACGCATTCGCAAGGCGATCATTGAGAAGGACGTCGTGATCCCGCCCGATACCGTCATCGGCTTTGACGAAGAGCAAGACCGGGCCCGATTCCCGATCAGCGACGCGGGTGTCGTGGTGGTGCCCAAGGGCTATGAGTTTGAGGCATGA